CTTTAATGAATCCAAAGGATATGGATTTGTTATCGATAGTGAAACAAAAAAAGAATACTTCGTACACATCTCTGGTTTGGTGGATGACGTCAAAGAAGGAGACGAAGTTGAATTCGAACTGAAGGAAGGCAAAAAAGGATTGAATGCTGTCAATGTAAAGACAGTATAAACAAGATATTAAACTTTTTTTCTTGAATGAGCCCCGATTCGCATCGGGGCTTTTTATTTGTCCTTACTTATACTCGCTCCAAAATCAGATCCTCTTGTATACCGGTCGAGCTCCTCGAAAACACGCCAGAGACATCTTCTGCACCCTTCTCCTCCACATGGATACGAAACTGTCCCAGTAGATCACGCAACTCATGAGCGATCTGTGAGAGCTTCTCTGAGCGCCTGTTGTAGTCAGTCATCCCTGCAGCTAGTTCTTCGGCAGAACTTGCCACTTGCTCTGTACCCGCGGCGGTTTGCTCTGCGATCACCACGATACTCTCGGTGATATTCACGATCTTATTGATATCTGCTTTCTGAAGATGTGAGGCTTCCAAAATGCCTTGAGAAAGAGACAGTGTGTTTGCCGATGAATTCGAAATGAGTTTAAAAACCTCTTCAGCCTCTTTCGATATTTTTTCTCCCGACTCGACAGACTCTCCCATTTGTGCAATAATGGATGAGGCCGACACAGTATCTTTTTGCACATCTGACACGAGCACTTCGATTTCCTTGGCAGCATTCTTGGAGTCCTCTGCGAGCTTGCGAATCTCCTCTGCCACGACAGCAAAGCCACGCCCAGCATCTCCCGCTTGTGCTGCCTCGATCGCGGCATTGAGTGCTAGCAGATTGGTCTGTGACGAGATCTCTGTCATCACCCGAAGCACTCTATTGATCTCCTTGGATCGCTCTGTCAATATATCCATCGATTGGTTGGCTCCTTGGGTATAGTTGGCAATCTGCGTGATCCCATGGACCATCTCGCGAGCCATCTCAGCTCCTCGCTGACTGTCGTCA
The DNA window shown above is from Reichenbachiella sp. 5M10 and carries:
- a CDS encoding cold-shock protein, with product MNNGTVKFFNESKGYGFVIDSETKKEYFVHISGLVDDVKEGDEVEFELKEGKKGLNAVNVKTV